A genome region from Macaca nemestrina isolate mMacNem1 chromosome 20, mMacNem.hap1, whole genome shotgun sequence includes the following:
- the LOC105486694 gene encoding pyroglutamyl-peptidase 1 isoform X1 — MATTVTLEKCGHNKGYKGLDNCRFCPGSQCCVEDGPESIDSIIDMDAVCKRVTTLGLDVSVTISQDAGRYLCDFTYYTSLYQSHGRSAFVHVPPLGKPYNADQLGRALRAIIEEMLDLLEQSEGKINYCHKH; from the exons ATGGCGACCACAGTCACACTGGAGAAATGTGGACACAACAAGGGCTACAAGGGGCTGGACAACTGCCGCTTCTGCCCCGGCTCCCAGTGCTGCGTGGAGGATGGGCCTGAAAGCATTGACTCCATCATCGACATGGACGCTGTGTGCAAGCGAGTCACCACGTTGGGCCTGGATGTGTCGGTGACCATCTCACAGGATGCTGGCAG ATATCTCTGCGACTTTACGTACTACACCTCTCTGTACCAGAGTCACGGTCGATCAGCCTTCGTCCACGTGCCCCCTCTGGGGAAGCCATACAACGCAGACCAGCTGGGCAGGGCACTGAGAGCCATCATTGAGGAGATGCTGGACCTCCTGGAGCAGTCAGAGGGCAAAATCAACTATTGCCACAAACACTGA